The genomic region cattgtttaaaaaaatttccTTAAACAGAAATTGTTCAGAATTATCAGTTTGTCTATACACATGTATGTTATCAGAAATACAATAgcttttcacattttttaaattatcagcAAAACTTAgattccccccaaccccccaataTCAAGTGAAGATTTAAAaatggtgcaaactggaacacaaagacAATTCAATTTGGAACATTAGTGTTTCGAAGTATAAATCTGTGAGAAAAATCCCTAATATTTGGCCTGATCCCCTCACCACCTGCCTCCAAAAGCTCAAAGCAAGATAGCCTTTTAAAGTAACAGTAATTATTGCATGTTATATCTTTGGAAAAGCAGTGTTTTaaccaaatacattttaaatgtaacTGAAATATAGACTTATTTATCTCATGGAGGAAAGAAAAGTAGAACACATGATCAGTAATGTTATCAAATCAATCCAGTTAATTTGTTCCATTCCAGTTTTGAGTAATCTCCCACACCTCAGATAATCCTGTTGAGTGAATGTGTATGCTTCAGCAAGTGCAAGAGCAACAATCCAGTTTTACGTGACCAACTTCTCATTCTGTAGAAGTCCTTTAAGAATCTTGGTCTTAACTTATATTAACCCCTCATTTAAGTGCTGATAGGTAAATTAACATACATTTCAAACTGATAAAACAGGGAAAACATTTACCTTTTTAAACCAGGATATACAAAAGACAGTTTGCATAGTTACAATTCAAGCACAAAGTCACTGTAAATAGGTACAAAAGCATTTATAAATTTTACTAAATTTGCTGCTGTTTGTGCCAGCCAAATCTTAGATAGGTAAGAATGTAAACTTGAAGGGACTGAGGAGAACAGtcagtgttttttcttaaaaaatatgtaGCTAATGCTtcttaaagtttttaaaaaaatattttctgcagcaGGAACAAACAGTTCAAACCCCAAAGAAAGCCATCCAAAATGCCCAAATTCCTCCTATACAGCAGAGAAAGTTTGTTCATAGGTTTCAAACCTACATACAAAACGAGGCACTAGTTTACACTATTTTGGAATGTGTCCATAACTCTAACATTTCAGATTACCCCAAGTCTTCCAAAACACTGTTGGCTTCTAACTTCCTAGGAAAACATATCTTCACAAGGTGGTGCATAAGAAAATCCAACAAATGCATCATCTGCCTCTAGGACACTGGCATTAACAATGTTGTAATCAGAAGAAACACAAACTGAGTATGGGACCATTTCTTCTGTAAACACTGCATCAAAATTCCCaatatcatctggtccaacctagAAAACAAAGATCTGTCAGTTGTCGTATTAATACTGTGTTTTAAACTTGTGCTTGTCCTTTAGATTTAAAGTTTAACTCTTGAGTCTATCTACTTCACATTGTTCCTTCCTATTTAAGTGTAGCAAATTTAAAGCAGCACATTACAGCATCCCTTAAAACAGTTATTAAAAGCCTGTTTCTTTTAGGCTGGAGGTCCAGCCAAAACCTACACACCTTTATGATCTGACAAACTTAAGAAATATCTCTTAAATGCCTGCTAGGGAGATGCAAAAACTACAACCCCTCCTGctgcaacaaaaccaaaccaccaaaaaaacaacccccaaacccaccaaaaaaccaccaccacccaaTTATCTTTCTCTCCTGTCCACCAATAATACTGTGTTAAATTTTACAGTGGTACTGTTATGATGGATCACCTTCCCAGTAACACACTAAGAACTAAAGCACAGTAATATTAAGTCACAGGAGAGACATGACAGCTGAGGCTTCTTCACCAAACAGACAAAGACTCCACAAAAGGTGATGCTCTGAAGTGACTTTAGGAAGGACTCCCTCCTTACCACCCCACCAAATCCCAAGTGTTTTGGACAGGCAGTCACAGGTTGACATAGTTTAAACCGATGGGAAAATAGAGAAAAGCTGCAACTAAGGCTTAAAAACTACAAAAACAGCAGGAAACCAGTCATTTGGAAAGTCTTCAAATAAAGAGGctatctgtattttcttctttggtcTTCTGACCCCACAAAAATGATAGTACTTTGAGAGGAATATGCAGAGGAAACAGTGATATGTCAAACGGAGTTTTAAGTAAGAAAAGGCAGCATCACTGCTCAGAAGTCTGACTGCTCAAAAGGCTAGTAAGCACTGGGAGGTTCCCATTCTTCACCATCCTGAAACAAACATTCTTGGCAAACAGGTAAGCCCTCAACAGCAGGAATTTGGCAGGTATGAACTAAACCAGCACCAGACACCTACCACATTAGGATTAAATGGTGGTGGAATCTTCTTCTGAAGAAGATCAGTCCAGCTGAGAGATTCAAAAAACGGGTGCTTTTGAATTTCAAGCTGCAGTaaggaataaatattttatgtatttcagAAATCCATTCTATTCATTATAGTAAATACTACTTCAGACTGCATGCACATAAGGAAGTCCTTCATCAGTTTATTTATTCACAGTTTACTTTGCAATAAAAGCTGTAGTTGGtaaaaacagcaaataaaattTGTTAGCCTGCCTCTACTGGTTTCCTTTTAAGatcatattttctccttttaagcCTTAAAATCAACCACCTTGAAGTCCACCACAGAGCAAGACTGTTTTCTGTTAGTATCTCTGCTCGTGCCTTAAAGTTTTGTTAGTTTTTGTAAAGTAGATAATTATCTGAGAAGCAGCTGCTTTGACAACTCTGCAGTATGCTTACTAGTTACAAAGCAGCAAATGGCAATGTGGAATGCTATCATCCCTTCCTCTTGCTCCACAATGTGAGAAAGTACAATGTCACAGTCTAAATGCTCTGATAAGGTCAGACTATTTAACGTTAAGGCTGCAACAGAAGACTACAAAGATCTCGCCATTAATGGACAGAAAGTCCTTTTAGATCATTCCTCATTGCATGGTTCTGAAGACATCTACACTTTCTCACATCACCTTATTGCAAACAAAGATTTTGTTGTTACACTGCATAAACATTTGCCATGATTTCAAGGCTAAAAAAAAGAGCTGTTGTTTGCACGGTACTAGTGTTCTTCTTTATCTGAAGACTGGTTTTCAGGTAGTTAAAATGTCATTACCAGAAAATAGCTTTTTCTTTTGATTATTTCCCAGTTTCACTATAAATAGTGAAACCTACTTTAGTACAGCCTAGTCACTACTACACCAGGAACTGTGTTTCCTTTACTGGAAGGTGCAGCAGCAACCAAACTCAAAATATTAATATCCCACAACAATCACCTCTCTCCTATCCCCAAAAACTTTCATGGATTAATCACACTGGTGTCTTTAACcaagaaataaaaaggaggaaCACAGAGATTGCTCTGTTATGTCTGTCTCTATCTCCAACTATTAAACCTGTGCTGTGCACATAAATTTGATGTCTCTTTAAATGAAGCAGGACTCGATAAATTAGGATATTACATACAAAATCTTCCCTTGCTCCAAGCCTGCTTTGCCGATCTTTCTCCAGAAGTTCTTCCAGAATAGACCAGGCTGTAAGACTGATTCCTGGGCGCAAAACTAGGGGCTTATGAAGAATGTTCTCATACATCTCAGCAACATCACGGCAGTAAAAAGGCGGCTAAAAAATAAAAGTTATACATGAATTTGAAGCTACATGCaacttttttttccatatgtatTGAACACTAAGTAATTCTGTAAGAACTACAAACTACGGTGAAGAAATCTACCTCTCCTTACACACTGCTAACATGTAATTCCATCATCACCACTGCCAGATCTTTACACTTTGACAGCTTCCCCACTAACTTCCTCCTAACATGCTTTCACACTCTGAAGTAGCCACAGATGCCATCCAGCTTCAAAGCTCCCACTGAATTTGCCTGAAAAGAACATGAGAGTGGAAAAACAAATCTGTCTCCCTATTTAAGGTcttacagaaggagaaaaaactCAAGAAAACTAATGGAACAGATTGTTACTGGAATGAATGACTACATATGACTAGAAGCAGAATAGtaacttttttcttgttgttttaatGCTGCATTAGGAAGTGGAAAAGTTAGGAGACCTacataaaaaaagtattttaattctatttattCTAGTATTTGGCAAAATTTCATTtctaagttgggtttttttgggggataTTATCACTGTTGATTCAGTCCACTCTCACATTCCCTCAAAGTGATGACTACTTGTCTACATCTGAGTTGATGTCCAGCAATTCACTGGAAAGCAAAACTTTAGACATCAAGAGGCAATGCAAAATCCAAAAAACAGGTGTTATGTTAAGACAAATTGTTCATCCACTTAATTGGAGCATCTCAATATTTTGCAAAGTTAGCATCTTTAACAACACTCTTGCATGTAAAGGGGGAGGAGGCAGGGAAGCAACCCTTGTCCCCCACATATTAAGTACCTACCAGTCCATAAAGCATTTCATAAAGAACTGCACCAAGGCACCACCAGTCTACTGTGTTGTCATAGGGCTGCTTTTTAATGACTTCCGGTgcaagatactaaaaaaaaaaagaaaaaaaatttagagAATTAGGCTAGCAAGAATAAAACCTAGTTTTTAGTCACACCACAGTAAACACCTTCCAGAAAAGTTGCTTCATAGCAATTTAAGACTGTTAAGCATTTATCTTGGCCTCCAACAAACCTGGCAAATATTAATCACCATCTGGTTATTTACCAAGTAGGACAGCTGTTTTCCCAGCTGAAACAATACTTCCCACACACTACTGTTTTGCCAAACTGCTTTGCCACCTCTGTTATGAAACTTCTGCTACATTTCAGACAGGTTGCTGCACTGTTGCAGAGACAACATCTCTCAGCGAGCTGGCTACCAGCCACGCCTGTTCTGCCATCCTCAGCCTGTATGCTTCCCAGTCAGTACAGAAAAACGAATGAAGACCTTAATTCTACTTCAGCCTTATCATTATTAAGAAATTGTAGGACCTATATTAAGTTTCACTGTAAATCTTGATGATGGCATGAGTTGTGAGTTGCTAGAGATTCTTGTCAAATAGGTGTCCCTTGACTGATTTGTGGTAAACATCTGATACCAAACACTGAATGACAACGCTAACTGGTTTCCATCTGCCTTGAAAGAAATCTGCTCCACATCTCAGAACTTACTAACACTACAGCACAAGGACAGACACTTCATAATATGATACTGTTCTTTGTGAATATGTGAATTCTATTCTATGTCAATACTGAATCATCATCTCGGTCCTCATCTACAGCACACATGGTTTCTAACCTCTCAAAACAAGAGGATGCTCACTTCTATCATTCTAGTACCCAAATTCTGAAACTGAATTTACAAATAGATGATAGCATTATCAGacaaggcacagactgaaactcaCAGTTTAATTAGATCAGTATTGCTCAAACTTTCTGTATGTGTGGGGGCCCTGTAGCTCTTTTGTCTATGGATGACCCTGCAAAAGCATGAAAAATAGTTAAAGTATTTGAACTCAACTACTTAAGCTGCTTCTAACCTTTCACAACCTCCTTTGAGCTTTTTAGGAGCTGGAACTCAACAAGTAATTCCAACTCAGTGTTTAGAAACACTGATAAGAACATTACACTTTTAGCAAGATTATGAAAGACTTGAATCTAAACCTTGGATTAGAAAGGCTAATACACAACTGCTATGTTTAGTCTTGATATTTTTAAGAACTCATATGAAGCAACAGCATTAGCATCCTCTTATGTTGCAATTCATATGAGTCCAAGGTAAGTGTGAAGACTAATCCTTTGAACACAAGAAAAAAGCCCAGAGCTTTTCTCAAACAGATCCAGAGTTACCAGTGTTCTATACACTCACATTTACCACTCAGCTTTATGGATTCCTACTCCGATCATAACTAGGGTAAGCTGCTGCCTGCCTTTTTTTGAGTTCCAATGTTTCAGCTAATACTACTCCCTCATCCTTCACTGCCTTCAAAGGCCTTTTCTGTAATTTAAAGTATGTTAATCAAATTATCAAAGCCACTAATCCTGACATTTCAGAGAATCCCTCATATATGTTCAAGACTTCCAGATTCTGAGTTTTCCCGCCTAGTTTTCTTAGCAAAAAGAGACAACAGAGTTGAATAAACTCTGTCAGCAAGTTTGGTTTCACACATACGCAAAATTTACTCAAGAGTCACAGATAGTAAGTCCTTATGAACTTACTAAAAATCAGTGGCAGGATATGGTAAGTAGATTCATATTGGCAGATCTGTTGCAGCTGTTACACTAGCTGTGTCTAGCTAGCAGTTTGGAGACATGAGGAACAGAATGTTTGAAAAGAGTTGGAAAATAGGAGGAAGAGATGAGTTAGGGAGTTGTGGGCAGTAAGAGACACGGCATATTAGtaaaaagaataaagaacagATCTGCAGGAAGCTTATCTTTGGTTTGGCTTCATGGAAGAGCTTTGTTGAAAGAATGCAAATCTCCAACAGTACAAAATGGAATATTTGATCTTCCAGTTACACAAATACTAATAATAGTCATTAATTACTAGTCAAAAACCATGAAAGTTGTTAACATACTTCCGGTGTCCCACAAAAAGTTGCAGTGGTATCAGAACTTGCAATCCCTTCTTTACAAAGTCCAAAGTCAGTCAACACAACATGACCCTGTTTAAGAAAGAGtggtattttaaaaacagaacatgCTAAACACGTGGATACACATTAGTGTAAAATTTTTGAGAGAACACATGAAATCAAGAATAATGTTGCACACTTACTAGTGAATCTAGGAGAATGTTCTCTGGCTTTAAAtccctgtatttaaaaaaaaaaaaaatcatcacattaCTTCAAAACAGCAGTCACTAATGCAACAGTTTCAGAGGCAAGGGCTTCTATTCTTCAGCTGAAAGCTGAAGATTATGTTAAAATTTCCCATAAGATGATTTAATGTAGTGGTTTGTATTCAGTAATTTGTCCAATTTTTAACTTCTTAAGGACAAGAATACACTTCAGAAACTTACCTGTACACTATATTTATGGAGTGTAAGTAGCCCAGTGCACTGGCTATTTCAGCAGCATAAAATCTGGCTCTGTGCTCAGGAAAGGAACGCTCTCTTTGTAAGTGAAAGAACAGCTGTAAATATGCAAACAGGATAATAAATAAGAACAttgcacacaaaaaaatcagGTTGGTAACATGCAAGTTTAACAGCAAGAAGTAATTTTATTTAGctgtccacttaaaaaaaaaaaaaaatcacaacgacgtaaaccaaaataaaattgtttttgcTGCATGACTTTGTCATTCCTttactctcttcctttcttctcttttgtagCTCAGAAATGGATAGGTAATTCAAACACTAACAAACCTGTGAATACAGGTTAGCAAGACTTAATAATGCAAAATAGCCTCCTAACAGAATATAACCTGGTGTGTCACATAAGTAATCTTCCACTTCTATATGTGCTTGTATTCAAAGTTTTGTATAGAAGTATTTCTATAATTGTGTTCCAAAATCATCTAGACAGATCACCTTGGGAAATGTATATTTTCCAAGTTGATGCACAAATTTTCTCAACTGCCGCTGGCTTCAAATAGTTTGAGCAGATACAGAAGTGTAGCCAAGGATTAAATCATAAACATACAGATAAAACTATACTACCCATTCAActtctaaaaaattaaaaaaaaaaccagatttttttctgttttccacatacaaagtttgggaaaaaaataagaagtcaTCAGAGCTTACCAAGCGCTTCATTCAAATTCGAAAGCTGTTTTGAACTGTATTTTAATTTGTCTGGGAGAATAACAAAGTTGTGGCCAGGAATTGAGAGCAGAGTAAACCAGGAATTTGCTCATACCTTCTAAGTAAGATGACAGTACCCTAGACAAGAGAAAGGCCTATCTTGTCCCAACTCTGACACTTAAAAAGGTCAGGACACCAGCTCTAGCTGCATCATAAATACTAACAGTGAGCCATATGAATTTGACCTAGTGCATACCCCAGTTCACATCGCATCCTAGTTTATTCAGCATACTTTACACTTGTCTGTGTATACGCAGCTGCAGTGACACAATAGGAAGGCTTGAGATATGCCAAAACAAACTACTACTCCTCCTGTGCTTTTTCAGCTACCAGTTTTATCATCTACAACAGGATCCTGTCTCACCCTTCTTTCCTGTTCTGCTTTCAGCACCTCTAAGACCTTCTGAAATGTGTACATTTTACACCAATAAATTACCAAATTAAAAACACAGCAAGTGACATGACATACAGCTCTTCTTTAAAATATGTATGTTGGATATTGAATAGTTCCTTTCATACAAAAAATTTTCACTACACTGCTTCAATCACAATTCATTTCCAAGATAGGTCCATGTATTCTTAGTCTACAAGACCCCTGATTTCCCACAAAATCTTTTGAATGAACAGAAGCAACATTTTATACCTTCTTATGTGTACTGGCTATTCAATCAGTTTATACATTAATTTCTTGAGCACTCCTGGAAGTACTGTGTACTTTGAAAAGCAGCAGGTCCCTAGCTGAAGACAAACTGCTCCAGAAGTATATTTAAACATCTACagactttctccctttctttctcaagTTTTCCCTCAAGTTACTTAATGGCTTCTCAGATAGCATCACTTCAAGGCAAAGAATCCTGACGATAAGGCTATTTAGCAATTAGTAATTAGACCACACAAAGCTACAGAATAATCCCAAGACTCCCAATAGTATCAATGTAGTAAATTCAGTTGAcggtttcctttcttccttctgcttttgAAGTACTAGCGTGCCAGCTAATGCAGATGCAAGCGGAAAAGACAGTCTGACATGGTGAAAAATGTCAACAATGCAATTTGTAATAAAGGTACATTTATGTAACTGtataataaaagtttgtttttgaCAACCATGAATTTGGGATTAAAGTTGTCGATAAGAAGAGGAACAGGGTCTGTATAGCTATAGAAGTCAGTAGTTAAACAGCAGATAACAAGAGGATTTTCAAAACTGGGAGAATACTGACCACAGCCTATAATAGAGTTAAGTTCATTCCTCCCACTTAGAATTAGCAAACTAGAGGGACTGAAATCCAAACACAACCACCACATACCTCTCCTCCATTAACAAAATCCAGGACAAAGTAAAGCTTTTCTGTTGTTTGGAACGAGTAATGTAATCCAACCAAAAATGGATGTTTCACATTTTTCAAAAGCACATTACGTTCAGCCATAATATGTTTTTGCTGTAAGGAAGTGAAAGATCAATAAGTAAACAGCAATTATTTTGTaattgaggggaaaaagaagggaagtgggtggagaaaaaatatttctcttcaccTCTTTCCTATTAAGAACAATTTTTTTCTGCAGCACTTTGACAGCATAGTATTTCCCATCTAGTTTTCGTTTTGCAAGAAGAACCTGTgaaattcaaaataaatgaagaaatgtgATTGTTGCAGTTCACATTCTATTAGtaatattttcataatttcaTCATAACTGGAAGGTATTCATCCACTTCTTTGTAGTTAAGTTTCTCTGGTTTTAATATACTCAGTTAGCAATATAGTCACCAGTAGAGTGAGTTTAGAGTTCAGTAAAATCTGTCATGATAGTGACATCATGAAAGTCTGAGTTATAACACTCATTTTCCGGGACCTGCTGAACCTCTATCAAGATAAATTTCAGCTGGTTCTCTACTGTCTAAAGATAATTTAATGGAAAACAACAACTTGAAAAAtaacctgaaaataaaaatttcaaGAGGGATTCTCTGTTGCACCTTTGTAGAATTTAAGTCACTTTTCAATGAGCTGTTGCTCACACTGCTCCACAGCATTAAGGGTTTGACGAAACAGTCTGTGCCAACAAAGGGAAACGCAAGATTTGTCCTCCAGCTGCTGCATAAGCACAGGGTACCTCCCTTCCTCTCTGGGGGAAACAGAGGATCCCTATTGCTTGTTCAAAAAAGGGAAACGCTCCCTTTTATTATTCCCAACAAGTGACTGATGGAGCCAACAACTGCCACACCAGGGAAAAAATGGCAGGACTATAACAAAGCAGGAAGTTCCAGGGATCCAGTATGACAGTTTTTATTCCATCCCAGACTGAGACCACTTCCAAAACTTCTGGCCAAGTCTAACCAACAGTCACAGTGCACAAGACACCAGCTAGCATCCTTGCACTGTGGTAAGACAGGGTGATAAGCAAGCTTACCTTGCCAAAGCTGCCTTTCCCAATAACTTTCAGGAAATCAAAGTCTGTTGGTTtagcactgaaaaatatttagGAAGGAGACAGGTCATCTGGGTAGAAATGACAAGCTTTACAGGTGTACAGCAGTCCAGTGTAGCACTTGAGTTGTAATGTGAGAAAAACTCTCTGTATAGCATCCTCCTTTATTCTTCATTCTACCCAACACCTAGACTTCTGCAGACCTTCCCTCCGAGATGATAATTCCCCTTCATTTTGCAATTCCATTTTCCTCCAGAGAAAGTGTTCAAGTTACATCCTTTgagcttattttattttgtaagtTTAGGATGTTAAGGGGGAGCAAGATCACTCTTTTATTCTCCATGGTCTAGTTTCTTATAATTTTTATGTCTCCAATTCCCCAGGACTTCTCCTGGAGCTTACTTCTCAGAGGGCCAAATGGATTCTCAAGCTTACAGGGGGGAAGGAAGGACTGTTTGTTATCCATTCTCCTTTTGCTTATCCCATCCTTCCCTCCAtccatttctttctcattttaaatTACAACACGAGGACGGGGGCCCTAGCACCTTCCTCTTCTGTGTGTACGTATGAACTCGCTCTCAGTTTTTCCACTTCCTACATAACCTCTCCTTTCAGTTATTTCCCAGGATTCCCTCATTTTTTCCTAAATACAGTGCAGAGATATTTTTGTCAGCAAAACAATTATCCATGTTTTCAACTTCCAAAACAACAGTTACATCACCATACACCTCTCTATTCATTGCCCCTGAAGGGAAGTACTCCTGAATTTCATTTCTTACTGCAATCTATTAAGCATTTCCTCCTGTTAGCCCAGAACAAATCTGTGacgaaagcaaaaccaaaatagctGTCATCTCATAAATGAGAAAAGCACAGATTCACACAGAACTGAGAACAGAAACTCTACAGAAGACATCAAATAGAAAAGCAAGTTATGACTACAGTAACTAGCTTCGGAGTATCAACAAGATACGCTGCTCCTTCACCATGCATTAAACATGACTTGTTTTCAGAAACTGCTCATATTCTTTTGCGTTGTGTGACCACTCCGAATACAGAGGGGTCATCTTTGCTGTAAGATCCTTAAGCAAAAGAATAGCAGACTAACGAAATCCAAAGGTGAAAacgaaaaagtattttaaaagtggTTGTTTATGTAGCACAGGATTCAATGTTTTGCTTCCTCCCAAGCAGTGCAAATCAACAAATAAAGGTATATATCCAAATAACTTTtcatattattaataattatgCTCAGTCTAATTTGACAGGTTTTAAAATCAATCTTaatataatttaattaattacatttaaattaaatttaattgaTACCTACTGAGGATTTCCAGATGGTCCCAAATTGATATTCTGTGAGGTAGTGTTTAACTGTTGGGAGAAACAAAGAGGTTTATTTTGagtgggtttatttatttatttttaattctgtctTACATTTCAACCAGTCTTAATTCCAAAATACTCTACTAATTTGCTCAATCCGTAACTTCACATTTGTTACAGAGATCTAACATCCATATTGGGAACTCTGTAAGCTGAAACAGCCGTCTATCATCACCTTGTCACAAATTATTTCTGTATACATCATATTCAAGGATGAAGGTAATAAAATTGTGTCCAGACACAGAGGACAAGATTAGGAAGAAAAATTTAAGCTTGTTTCAACAAACAACTTGTTCCTCATCCAAAACTTAATTCTTCTGTATTTGCTCTAGGaatatattttctctctcttattCTAAATTTTCCAATATCTtaccaataaaataattttaaatgcacACTGTTTATACAAGAGTAATTAATGAAGgactgtgctttaaaaaaaagaaaaaacaaaagtgaCCCTTCTCCCCACACCAAGAAAAACATTACCAACCTTTTCTACCCTGATATTAAAGGTTAACTAACCCAGTTCCAGGAATGGCATGAATCTTACCAGTACACACCCAGACAAAATTTTCAAATtacagggagaggaggaaggcacTGCCATTTATATAATTTGCTccattttgtttttgatttttaaaaaaagcagtatTTGTACCCTCATTGTGGCTTTGGACTTTATTAGAGAATAATAAACTGCATTCAAACACAAGTTACCTGCGGACAGGCTAACAGGCATCACAAAACCAGTACTCTTACACAAGCCCTGACAGCAGCACTGGATGCTGCTATTCACTAATAAGAGCCAATTATGCAATGGCActgaacagtttttaaaaaagctactaTTGAAGTTTTAAGATTTTTCTTGAGGGCTTATTTTTGTTCCttattctccagcttcatcacttATGGTAACTTTGAGAAGGTGA from Patagioenas fasciata isolate bPatFas1 chromosome 2, bPatFas1.hap1, whole genome shotgun sequence harbors:
- the SGK3 gene encoding serine/threonine-protein kinase Sgk3 codes for the protein MDLKESCPSVSIPSSDEHREKKKRFTVYKVLVSVGRNEWFVLRRYAEFDKLYNTLKKQFPTMNLKIPAKRIFGDNFDPDFIKQRRAGLNEFIQNLVRQPELCNHPDVRAFLQMDNPKHQSDPSEDEDERSGRKLNTTSQNINLGPSGNPHAKPTDFDFLKVIGKGSFGKVLLAKRKLDGKYYAVKVLQKKIVLNRKEQKHIMAERNVLLKNVKHPFLVGLHYSFQTTEKLYFVLDFVNGGELFFHLQRERSFPEHRARFYAAEIASALGYLHSINIVYRDLKPENILLDSLGHVVLTDFGLCKEGIASSDTTATFCGTPEYLAPEVIKKQPYDNTVDWWCLGAVLYEMLYGLPPFYCRDVAEMYENILHKPLVLRPGISLTAWSILEELLEKDRQSRLGAREDFLEIQKHPFFESLSWTDLLQKKIPPPFNPNVVGPDDIGNFDAVFTEEMVPYSVCVSSDYNIVNASVLEADDAFVGFSYAPPCEDMFS